Proteins encoded within one genomic window of Besnoitia besnoiti strain Bb-Ger1 chromosome II, whole genome shotgun sequence:
- a CDS encoding hypothetical protein (encoded by transcript BESB_039850) translates to MENRHDVSTLESKPQSFVARSETNLTSRAGVNETQPFSRRGTEAGQEPRDQSSAVMQEEQDSERNLRNDMEKVKEEPGVDNGGSELPESPVVYTPSVEQTADQGADVTISGEVEGEGDAEVVVEKEEVVCAELHADSDKQTLKNEVEEPSVVLEKSEAEQTAETHGTGRGETAAHVSQAERERRDEPETSGSATPLDRVFSVVQQAVQCIGRSLARVTHEDFRTSAQQSMQMLAAGDLSPLEQCFSNLVADCSGMSDQVFPCAAHSAPERETAGTPKPPPILMIVNTPAGPYIRVVPNGLVDEAVKQGLVREDDVQLQREFPFYQSKQSMNLA, encoded by the coding sequence ATGGAGAACAGACATGACGTGTCAACACTTGAGTCGAAGCCGCAGTCTTTCGTTGCGCGGAGCGAGACGAACCTTACGTCGCGTGCTGGAGTGAACGAAACCCAGCCATTTAGTAGGCGTGGCACAGAAGCCGGTCAGGAACCGCGCGACCAAAGCTCAGCGGTAATGCAAGAAGAGCAGGACAGCGAACGCAACTTGCGAAATGACATGGAAAAAGTGAAAGAAGAGCCTGGCGTGGACAATGGCGGCAGCGAGTTGCCTGAGAGCCCAGTGGTGTACACCCCGTCAGTTGAACAGACGGCTGACCAAGGCGCAGATGTTACGATTAGTGGGGAAGTGGAGGGTGAAGGAGACGCTGAAGTGGTAgtggagaaagaggaggtTGTCTGTGCTGAACTCCACGCTGACAGTGACAAGCAGACACTAAAAAACGAGGTGGAGGAACCCTCAGTGGTCCTCGAAAAAAGCGAAGCAGAGCAGACCGCCGAGACTCATGGCACAGGAcggggagagacagcggcgcatGTTTCtcaggcggagagggagaggagagatgAACCTGAAACGAGCGGTTCGGCCACCCCACTCGATCGTGTTTTTTCTGTTGTCCAACAAGCTGTCCAGTGCATCGGCCGAAGCTTGGCAAGAGTGACTCACGAAGACTTCCGCACTAGCGCCCAACAGAGCATGCAGATGCTTGCAGCTGGAGATTTATCGCCTTTGGAGCAATGCTTCTCGAATTTGGTTGCTGACTGTTCAGGGATGAGTGACCAAGTGTTTCCGTGTGCCGCCCATAGTGCGCCCGAAAGGGAAACCGCAGGCACCCCAAAGCCTCCGCCAATCCTAATGATTGTTAATACTCCTGCGGGCCCGTACATCCGCGTGGTGCCGAACGGACTTGTGGATGAGGCAGTCAAACAGGGGCTGGTCCGTGAGGATGATGTTCAGCTTCAGAGGGAGTTTCCTTTTTATCAGTCGAAGCAATCTATGAATCTCGCGTGA
- a CDS encoding acetyltransferase, GNAT family protein (encoded by transcript BESB_039860) translates to MTDSAVAFADHIPIFCVRLGHQERHSIDSSEASTQEFAAVAAHYCDESWGATACPPLAPSHERTRLPNEPSWHSAPVPSEHGSWRVIPVSPTDEGFAQDRRGFEPPPAAAVQDLREIGDNLAETWIRQASDLLTAAWPSLRTRTAAIPKQRERLSLLREQEVTAASCSRENHEPAALKQFLFSSAPTPQSCSGYSLPCSFLMVAGGSVVGHARLQACSLPGLPAQYVAVTYVVVDTRARKKGWGKLLMHMVETIASVQLKADYVALWTRAAMGFYLKLGYQQCPPMEVASRCLASLSSCQQETLISTLTNLMKRRDLATGLRDQGSVEGRSADPVPHNLVNSIEDTTGGKDVWLRKRVGPCIAEPEHFPLAQRSTEVAAALDVLTRGSEAALTEASLADCHVSPSLGKSLLPSVSSSILHGATHDALQEVDATIGHTKTGWAYRLLNAPWCRQIGPSCGISALCMACAFLAKARQSSGREDDQNLTGRGREMVDLGEHLLHLSRERGISTDGEFFNISDLVRVAREGAHLDAVLVEFASGSEPEGFEGETVEQERGTEEKLVLRDSIWDQCAAFVRRGWLLIVPYDSEGGRPALRRGLKAHYGIVVGYAFRQTQRSLTGSVEPVTPSDPPEAGSVANAAGCHTSGSACRNGGEKLEAPRLNQRRPRHERDAEPNEGAGLEELRLRAEKDTAGVNAPMSGKAIVLQHGRSRLLTASLWSDLKDSNTQLWNGDTRTFPHAVKMDLRNKAVLVRGILGT, encoded by the exons ATGACCGACTCCGCAGTTGCATTCGCTGACCATATCCCTATTTTCTGTGTGCGACTCGGCCATCAAGAGCGGCATTCCATCGACAGCAGTGAAGCATCTACCCAAGAATTTGCAGCCGTTGCTGCGCATTACTGTGACGAGAGCTGGGGGGCGACGGCCTgtcctccgctcgcgccctcgcatGAGAGAACACGCTTGCCGAACGAGCCAAGCTGGCACTCCGCGCCAGTACCCTCAGAGCACGGCTCCTGGCGTGTCATCCCAGTCTCCCCCACCGATGAAGGATTCGCTCAGGATCGCCGCGGCTttgagccgccgccggctgctgctgtgcaAGACCTCCGCGAAATAGGGGACAACCTGGCTGAAACCTGGATACGGCAGGCTTCAGATCTCCTGACGGCGGCGTGGCCTTCTTTGCGAACGAGGACCGCTGCGATcccgaagcagagagagcggcttAGCTTGCTTCGCGAGCAGGAGGTGACCGCTGCTTCTTGTTCAAGGGAGAATCATGAACCTGCTGCGCTCAAGCAATTTTTGTTCAGTTCCGCACCAACGCCACAATCCTGCTCAGGATACTCTCTTCCGTGCAGCTTCCTGATGGTGGCTGGTGGTTCCGTGGTGGGACACGCGAGACTGCAG GCATGCTCTCTCCCCGGGCTTCCAGCGCAGTACGTCGCGGTCACGTATGTGGTTGTGGATACAAGAGCACGAAAGAAAGGCTGGGGAAAACTGCTGATGCATATGGTGGAGACTATTGCCAGCGTGCAACTGAAGGCAGATTACGTGGCTCTTTGGACACGTGCAGCGATGGGCTTTTACCTAAAGCTCGG GTATCAGCAGTGTCCGCCTATGGAGGTTGCGAGCCGCTGTCTTGCCTCCTTGAGTTCGTGCCAACAGGAGACGCTGATTTCCACTCTGACAAATTTGATGAAGAGACGAGACTTGGCGACGGGTTTGCGGGATCAAGGAAGCGTAGAGGGTCGATCAGCAGACCCTGTACCTCATAATCTTGTGAACTCGATAGAAGACACGACAGGCGGGAAAGATGTATGGCTTCGAAAGCGTGTAGGCCCATGCATCGCAGAGCCTGAGCACTTTCCACTGGCTCAGCGTTCGACCGAAGTAGCCGCAGCTCTGGATGTACTAACGAGAGGGTCTGAGGCAGCCCTCACAGAGGCGTCACTCGCTGACTGCCACGTAAGCCCGTCCTTAGGCAAGAGTCTGCTTCCGTCAGTGTCAAGCTCAATCCTGCATGGCGCTACGCATGACGCCCTACAGGAGGTGGACGCCACCATAGGGCATACAAAAACTGGATGGGCCTACAGGCTCCTGAATGCTCCTTGGTGCAGACAGATTGGGCCCTCGTGTGGCATCAGCGCACTGTGCATGGCTTGTGCTTTTTTAGCAAAGGCGAGGCAGTCCAGCGGTCGAGAGGATGACCAGAATCTCACGGGACGGGGTCGTGAGATGGTCGATTTAGGAGAACACTTGTTACACCTGTCTAGAGAACGGGGGATTTCGACGGACGGGGAATTCTTCAATATATCCGATTTGGTACGTGTAGCCCGCGAAGGTGCACACCTTGACGCCGTTCTTGTGGAATTCGCTAGCGGGTCGGAACCTGAAGGCTTCGAAGGTGAAACTGTCGAACAAGAAAGGGGAACGGAAGAGAAGCTGGTACTCCGCGATAGTATTTGGGATCAGTGCGCTGCATTTGTTAGGCGTGGATGGCTTTTGATTGTCCCATATGACTCCGAAGGAGGCCGCCCCGCCCTGAGGAGGGGTCTCAAAGCACACTATGGAATTGTGGTGGGCTACGCATTCCGGCAGACTCAAAGGAGTCTAACCGGTTCTGTTGAACCCGTCACTCCGTCGGACCCCCCTGAGGCTGGGAGCGTCGCCAATGCAGCTGGCTGCCACACATCGGGCTCTGCCTGCAGAAACGGGGGAGAAAAATTGGAAGCACCACGTCTGAATCAACGTCGTCCGCGccacgagagagacgccgagccAAACGAGGGTGCGGGCTTGGAAGAACTGCGTTTGCGGGCAGAGAAGGATACGGCAGGCGTGAACGCGCCCATGTCTGGCAAGGCAATCGTATTGCAGCACGGGCGATCCCGTCTTTTGACGGCATCACTCTGGAGTGATCTGAAGGACTCCAACACCCAGCTTTGGAACGGCGACACACGTACGTTTCCTCATGCTGTTAAGATGGACCTTAGGAATAAAGCGGTATTAGTCCGCGGGATCCTTGGCACCTGA
- a CDS encoding nuclear movement protein domain containing protein (encoded by transcript BESB_039870) produces the protein MMLGNSGTDDDISLLKRAESSARGRRPFYDGGRLVYEWEQSLDEVHLYLKPPEGARARDLDIKITPTTLSVGLKGKPPLFSAPTESTVNAESSLWMIEDGELHILLVKMKKGEVWNAALKGHGGCLDPFSQQEVQKKLMLERFQEENPGFDFSGATFSGNAPDPRTFMGGVSYK, from the exons ATGATGCTTGGAAACAGTGGGACAGATGACGACATTTCCTTGCTGAAGAGGGCGGAATCTTCAgctcgaggccggcgcccgTTCTATGACGGAG GGCGCCTTGTCTATGAATGGGAGCAATCGCTGGACGAAGTGCATTTGTACTTGAAGCCGCCTGAGGGCGCAAGGGCGAGAGACTTGGACATCAAGATAACACCTACGACGTTGAGCGTTGGCTTGAAAGGGAAACCTCCATTGTTTTCG GCGCCCACGGAGTCAACTGTTAACGCGGAGTCATCACTATGGATGATAG AGGATGGGGAGCTGCACATTCTGCTTGTCAAGatgaagaagggcgaggtCTGGAACGCTGCGCTCAAGGGACATGGGGGCTGTCTTGACCCCTTCAGCCAG CAAGAAGTCCAGAAAAAACTGATGCTTGAGCGGTTCCAGGAAGAA AATCCTGGATTCGACTTTTCTGGAGCGACCTTCAGCG GCAACGCACCCGACCCGCGAACATTCATGGGCGGGGTGTCGTACAAATAA
- a CDS encoding DEAD/DEAH box RNA helicase family protein (encoded by transcript BESB_039880), producing MDCQWKSLELFLCCICPLDTGRAGFAIYTSDAHSSCLSAACTRGPRPPCQRTDRFGQNCGLPPSYSRATPPQPRRPRSQGTKALVLLPTRELAMQCVQMLQCLSKYTPITHALACGGMTLKAQENALRQQPDIVVATPGRILDLLLNSPSVHLELLEIIVLDEADRLLELGFREEILAILRHCHRARQTLLFSATLTPSIASLAALALNRPLHISANSTVSCGGASSGKTGVTVTSSEAAAAALKTVSSTLEQQFLMLQKEEHRAPALLHLCTTAYTKNVIIFFQTKQLAHQTSLLFKFMGLKYAELHGNLTQQMRVEALEKFHAGEADFLLASELASRGLDIAGVEAVINFNVPHDIDRYIHSVGRTARMGRTGVAVTLYYREGAERLQVKKLLQALRSGISQAGGKKRKKNAGGKGDGAEEGSSGAGVPRVFQRRIDADKLEVLEKKVRSLQGDISRQLKREKLEREMRIAELHLKKAENLQTHADEIYSRPVRQWFMTAKEKQRLKDESKALVGKDAEERHELERKAAEAAQEHREESPDEGDDEDLSQAESEGCEEDASADGSDEDYETQSASDDGELPDWISACSDDGGRVEEEIEEAEPAPKKKQKAVTVKEFKVAKHKQQAPLAGVVNEKKKKQDRLTPKQKERMKELQFMKAAARSAKRSQMPRRLRVTHSSPDDVDMGRFKKQKKQKRKQKTGGWRPDEQRKSTSGADGGKQRKMKTMGKKSFKSKGRYKRR from the exons ATGGACTGTCAGTGGAAGTCCCTTGAGTTGTTTCTGTGCTGCATCTGTCCCTTGGATACAGGCCGTGCAGGATTTGCAATATACACATCCGACGCACATTCAAGCTGCTTGTCTGCGGCCTGCACTCGAGGGCCGCGACCTCCTTGCCAACGCACAGACCG GTTCGGGCAAAACTgcggccttcctccttcCTACTCTCGAGCGACTCCTCCACAGCCCAGGCGTCCGCGCTCGCAAG GCACGAAAGCCCTGGTGCTGCTCCCGACACGTGAGCTCGCGATGCAGTGCGTGCAGATGCTTCAGTGTCTCTCCAAGTATACGCCGATTACTCACGCTTTG GCGTGTGGCGGGATGACCCTGAAGGCGCAGGAGAAtgctctgcggcagcagccggaTATTGTCGTGGCGACTCCAGGGCGCATTCTGGATTTGCTGCTGAACTCGCCG AGCGTCCATCTCGAACTCCTCGAGATCATTGTCCTCGACGAGGCTGACCGTCTGCTCGAGCTGGGCTTCAGAGAAGAG ATTCTGGCCATTCTGCGGCACTGCcaccgcgcgcggcagacgctcCTTTTCTCAGCCACGCTGACACCCTCgatcgcctctctcgcggcgctcgcgctgaaCCGCCCTCTGCACATTTCGGCTAACTCGACGGTCTCCTGCGGTGGAGCGAGCAGCGGGAAGACTGGCGTCACCGTGACCTCTTCcgaagctgcagccgccgcgctcaaGACGGTGTCTTCGACTTTGGAGCAGCAGTTTCTCATGCTTCAGAAAGAGGAGCACCGCGCCCCGGCCCTGCTGCACTTGTGTACCACCGCGTACACGAAGAACGTCATCATTTTCTTCCAG ACCAAGCAGCTGGCGCATCAGACGAGTCTTCTTTTCAAGTTCATGGGCCTGAAGTACGCTGAACTCCACGGCAATCTGACTCAGCAGATGCGTGTGGAGGCTCTCGAGAA GTTccacgcgggcgaggcggactTCCTGCTTGCTAGCGAGTTGGCCTCTCGCGGCCTGGATATCGCAGGAGTCGAGGCAGTCATCAACTTCAACGTGCCTCATGACATTGACCG ATACATTCACAGCGTAGGGCGAACCGCGCGAATGGGCAGGACTGGCGTGGCAGTGACTCTGTACTatcgcgaaggcgcggagcgacTGCAGGtgaagaagctgctgcaggccctACGGAGCGGCATCAGCCAAGCAGGCGGCAAGAAACGGAAGAAGAACGCAGGGGGAAAGGGCGAcggagcagaagaaggaagctCGGGGGCAGGTGTCCCCCGGGTGTTTCAGCGGAGGATTGACGCGGATAAACTCGAGGTCCTTGAGAAAAAG GTTCGCTCCCTTCAAGGCGACATTAGCCGCCAGTTGAAGCGAGAGAAGCTGGAACGAGAAATGCGTATCGCTGAGCTCCATTTGAAGAAGGCTGAGAATCTACAAACCCACGCAG acgaaatTTACTCGAGGCCTGTGCGCCAGTGGTTCATGACCGCGAAGGAAAAGCAGCGGCTGAAGGATGAATCCAAGGCTCTCGTTGGaaaagacgccgaagagagacacgaaCTCGAGCGgaaagcggcggaggcggcgcaggagcaTCGGGAGGAGTCGCCAGATGAGGGAGATGATGAAGATCTCAGCCAAGCGGAATCAGAAGGCTGTGAAGAAGACGCCTCTGCggacggcagcgacgaggactATGAAACTCAATCCGCCTCAG acgaCGGTGAGCTCCCCGACTGGATAtcggcctgcagcgacgacggcggcagagTGGAAGAAGAAATAGAGGAGGCTGAGcccgcgccgaagaagaagcagaaggctGTGACTGTGAAGGAGTTCAAGGTGGCCAAGCAcaagcagcaggcgcctcttGCAGGCGTGGTGAatgagaagaaaaagaagcaaGACCGGCTCACGCCTAAACAGAAAGAG AGAATGAAAGAGCTTCAGTTCATGAAAGCGGCAGCACGCTCAGCGAAACG AAGCCAGATGCCGAGGCGGCTCCGCGTGACACATTCGTCTCCAGACGACGTAGATATGGGCCGATtcaagaagcagaagaaacaaaagaggaagcagaagactGGCGGCTGGCGCCCAGATGAACAGAGAAAATCGACAAGCGGGGCAGACGGCGGGAAGCAACGCAAGATGAAGACAATGGGAAAAAAGTCCTTCAAATCCAAAGGGCGCTACAAGCGTCGATAG
- a CDS encoding DEAD/DEAH box RNA helicase family protein (encoded by transcript BESB_039890) yields the protein MGARRTLLSGAASRDKRKREERLELNRKKKAKKWREELAADRRHEIRLSGHSTSSSLGPRGKSSAKSRVSGSSDASAEDDDEEDGDEDDEPEEEEDEEEGDLDLDDDDDEEVVELSDGCLDESFGEEESADEDEEADTEERDENEQALRKRKGGTPRAMRLAKEPPLRRLLERLPRGRMEKTPRCTRKTPQTKRNKSRSPAKMPFSTRRRPGATCR from the coding sequence ATGGGTGCAAGGCGCACCCTTTTGTCGGGGGCTGCGAGCCGCGACAAGCGAAAGCGCGAGGAGCGGCTCGAGTTGaacaggaagaagaaggcgaagaaatgGAGGGAGGAACTGGCAGCCGACCGGCGCCACGAGATCCGCCTCAGCGGCCACAgcacctcctcctctctAGGGCCCCGTGGAAAATCATCGGCGAAATCTCGCGTCAGCGGCTCGTCAGACGCCTCcgctgaagacgacgacgaagaggacggtgacgaggacgacgagcccgaagaagaggaagacgaggaggaaggcgacttGGATTTGGAtgatgacgacgacgaggaggtgGTGGAGCTGAGCGACGGATGCCTCGACGAGAGTTTCGGCGAAGAAGAGTCGGCCGATGAAGATGAGGAGGCTGACACCGAAGAACGCGACGAGAACGAGCAGGCGCTGAGAAAACGCAAAGGCGGGACCCCCCGGGCGATGCGACTGGCGAAGGagccgcctcttcgtcgacTGCTGGAGAGGCTTCCAAGGGGCAGGatggagaagacgccgcgctgcacaAGAAAGACCCCGCAAACCAAAAGAAACAAATCGCGGTCACCGGCAAAAATGCCCTTCTCCACACGCAGACGGCCTGGGGCGACTTGCCGCTGA
- a CDS encoding ankyrin repeat-containing protein (encoded by transcript BESB_039900) codes for MAGFAGKDELFKAAASGDVEFLSSHIQLQPLASAEATAPRDSASVQEGSDGGRSPSVAASERRLDAKDLHSLEDEDGRSLLHVASAAGRHDAVEFLLRAGANASKADEGQWTPLLSAASAGHLAVVKALLQAAGSRREDAAAVEAFLEARTPSGGTALATAAAKGHTAVVEALLDAGANIDARDSYGRTAVSKAVAASRESTAELLITRGASLKVQEAFTGDNVLHLAVNSENADLCLLLMKKDPELRFQKNKDGVTPFEAGRGPFLKHLAMLYEEEQGDGAESSEAQG; via the exons ATGGCGGGGTTCGCTGGCAAGGATGAGCTTTTCAAAGCGGCA GCCTCTGGGGACGTCGAGTTCCTCTCGTCACACATTCAGCTCCAGCCtctcgcgagcgccgaggcaACCGCGCCGCGAGATTCTGCTTCTGTTCAAGAGGGCAGCGATGGGGGCCGCTCGcccagcgtcgccgcctcagaGAGGAGACTCGACGCGAAAGACCTGCACAGcctggaagacgaagacgggcGGTCGCTCCTTCACGTCGCATCTGCTGCAGGCCGTCACGACGCTGTGGAAtttctccttcgcgctgGAGCGAATGCGTCGAAGGCCGACGAG GGCCAGTGGAcgcctctgctgtctgcCGCATCCGCGGGTCACCTGGCAGTCGTCAAGGCTCTGCTTCAAGCTGCAGGGTCTCGGCGGGAGGAtgcggcggccgtcgagGCCTTTCTGGAGGCACGGACGCCGTCTGGAGGAACTGCGCTCgccacagcggcggcgaaag GCCACACAGCTGTGGTTGAAGCTCTTCTCGACGCAGGGGCTAACAtcgacgcgagagacagTTACGGG cggacTGCGGTATCCAAGGCGGTGGCGGCAAGCAGGGAGTCGACCGCCGAGCTTCTCATCACTCGAGGAGCGAGTCTGAAA gtTCAAGAGGCATTCACAGGCGACAACGTGCTGCATCTGGCGGTG AACTCAGAGAACGCCGACTTGTGCTTGCTATTGATGAAGAAGGATCCGGAGCTCAGATTCCAGAAGAACAAG GATGGCGTAACACCTTTTGAAGCTGGTCGGGGGCCGTTCCTCAAGCACCTTGCTATGCTGTACGAGGAGGAGCAGGGAGACGGTGCAGAGAGCTCCGAGGCACAGGGATGA